CTCGCGCATGGTCGGTCCCTGCCCGGCGCGGGCCTGCGCCGGACTCAGCGTCGGGACAGGGAAGATGGGGGCGGGGCGGCGGGCGCCGTCGAGTGCGTCGGTGACCATGCCCTCGTCGGCGTCGGTGAGGGTGCGCGCGTAGGCGGCGAGTACCCGATCCAACTGTTCGCGAGGCGTACGGGCTTGGCCGAGACGGAGCTGGACGTCCTCGGGCTCCAGTTCGGCGGCGGGCAGGTACAGGTCGCTGCGGGCCTTGACCCGCGACATCGCCGGATACAGCGCGTGCGCGTCCGCACCCAGGCCCAGCACGTGGCAGGTGGAGCTGGTCAACCCCTGGGCGGCGGCGATGGTCAGGGCGTAGCCGTGCACCAGGTGCCCTTGGGCGAGCTGGTCGGGGCTGATCCAGGCCTGCGAGGGCCGGGCGTCGTTCTGACGCCACTCGATCAACGCTCCTCGGCGGGCGTCCACGGTGCGCACCACACCGCGGTAGCCGTTGAGCACGTCCACGTCGTCGCGGTAGTCGTTTCTGCGGACGCGCACCACATCGCCCGCGGCCAACTCCAGACGGTCTCCGCCTGCCAGGGCGAAGGCCGTGTCGGGGCCGGTGAGGCGGCCGTCGGTGCGGGCGATGACGCGGGCGCGGGCGTTGAGCTGGTCGACGTCGGTGTTGGTGGCGGCCAGCATGAGGGCCTGCTCGATGCCCTCGTGGGGATCAGGATGGGCCGACCAGTCGCTCCACCAGGCGGCGACCATCTGCGCGTAGGCGTCGTGCAGGTCGGCGGTGGCGTGGACGTGGCCGGTGGCTCCCCACACCGCCAGGGTGGTGGCCCGGTGCCCGTCGCGCCACACCCGCAGCGCTGAGCGTTCCACGGCGTCGCGCTGTCGGCGGTTCTCCGCCAAGGCCAGTCCGCCGACCAGGTCGTGGACGCGGGCGAACGCGCCCCCCACGCCCACCGCACGCAACTGCTGGGGGTCGCCGATGGCCACGAGTTTGGTGCCGGTGCGTTCGGCCTCGGCGACCAGCACGGCCAGCGCACGGTCGTCGACCATGGCCGCCTCGTCCACGATCAGCACGTCCACGCCCGCCAAGCCGTCACCGCAGGCGATGCGCTGCTGCCAGGCGGCGAGGGTGGCCGAGTCGATGCGGGCCTCGGCACGCAGCTTCGCCGCCGCCACCGCCGCGGTGGAGGCGCCTTTCACAGTCAGTCCGGCGGCCTGCCAGGCGCGGCGGGCGGCATCCATCACCGTGGTCTTGCCGCTGCCCGCCACGCCGATGACGGCCTCGATGCCGTGCCCGGCGGTCAGCAGGCGGCGCACCACCGCCTCCTGCTCGGCGGAGAGGGGGAAACCGCGCTCGGCGGTGAACGCGGCGAACGCCTCCTCGACGACCGGAGCGGGCACGCGGGCCGCGTCTTGATCCAGGCGGGCGGTGGCCGAGGCGGTGACGGTGCGTTCGGCCTCCACGATGGAGTGGGAGGTGTAGCGGTCGGCATGCGACATGGGGGACTGGCCTGTCGCGGGCAGGGCCACCGCGTGGGCGTCGGCCAGGACCGTGGAGGTCAACTGCTCCAACTCGGCCTGGTCGGCCAGGCCGTCAGGGCAGGCCGCGGCCACGCGTGCCAGCACCTGGGCGCGGCTGGCGGTCTTGTCTCCGGCCACCATCCCGGTCTCGTCGTCCCATACCCGGGCGGCGACCTGGTCGGGATCGGGCTGCCGCGGCGGTCGCGCCCCGCCGCCCAGCCCGCTGGGGGGGCGGCTCATAGCCCAACACGGAACGCACCACGTGCTCGGGCACCCACCCGGATGCCAGGGCACGCCGATACCAGAACTCTTGCTCCTGCTCAGGAGTAGTGTCGATCTTCGCCCCCGCGGTGCGTCGCCCTGCGGCCCGGCGCGCGGACGCGGAGGCACCGGCGCCGACGGCGGCGTCGACCTGCTGGGAGCGGCGAAGCCCGGCGGGGACTCCGGCGATCTCCCATTGGCGCGTGGCGGCATGGTACTCCCAGCGCAGCCCGTACTCGGCGCTGAGTTTGCGTCGGTGCAGCGCGAGCGCGTACTCGCTGACCGCCGCGACGTGGCGGAACAGATCCCGCCCCCCGGAGGCGACGGTGCGCCACCTGCCGTCGGCGCCCTTGACGAGGTTGGGCACCATGATGTGGGCGTGCAGGTGCGGATCTCCGGGCGTGCCGTCAATGGGACGGGTGGTGCGGTGCCAGGTGATGGTGGCGGCCCACCCGGTGGTGGGCACGCGGCGGGCCCGGCGGCCGTCGCCGTGGTGGCCCGCCAGGGCGTAGCCGCACCACTCCTCCATCACGTCCGCGGCCTGGCGCACCGACTCCATGAACAACTCGTCCATCCGCTCAGCCACCGTGTCAGGGGCCAAAGCGCGCAGCACGTCGATCGAACGGGGACGGGTGATCGTCACGTCATAGCCCTGGTTGCCGACCCGGATGCGCTGCTCGGCATGTCCGCGGGCGAAGGCCAACTCCTTTTCCGCATACACCTGCTCCAGGCGGATTCCGGAGGCCTGGGCCACCTGCTCCAGGTCGCTGACGGGGGCGCGGTGGGTCTCGCCCCGGCGCAGCAGCGCGCGTTCCAGGCGAGCGAATCGCTTGGCCGCAGCCTCTGCAGCGGCCAGCAGCCCCGCGGGCGTGGTGTGCTGCTGGCGGGCGACCGCATGGACGGCCTCGATCAGGAGCCGGGCGGCCAGGCGGGCGTTGGGATGCACCGCCACCTTCGGTCTGACCAGCACCTCGCCGGTACCGGGGTGGCGTCCGGCCATGATCTGGCGGACCTCCTCCACCTCGGCGGCGGAGTCCAGCGTGGTGCCCGCCAGGTGGCCGAACTCGGCCCAGCCGCGGCCAACGCGCTCGATGCCGTGCCGGCCTCTGCCGCGCAACCGGTAGTCGATGACCACGTCCTGGGCGCGGGCGTGGTCCTGCCCGCACGTCTGCGACAGCCGGTAGTTGACGGCTTCGGGAGAGGAGCCGAGCTTGGTCACCCGCGACACCGGCCGCCCTCCTCCCGTACCGTCTCCGGCGGCCGCCAGGCCGCCGTATCTCGCAGAGATACCTCCGCTCAATCGGAGGAGCAGAGGGGATTGTGTCAGACCCGCGCACACCCCCGCAAAGCTTCTGCTTGCGCCGGATACGCCCGCGAGACACCGGCCGGGGCAGGCCGACAACATGGGGAGGCGAGAAAACGGGAGCAAGACAGCCCTACAGCGAACTGGCTGGCACACGGTTACCGGGCGCTCCGACTCCTGGCAGCGGTGCGGTCGTCTGCTTGGTGGTTGTGTCCGGGGAGGCCGCACCAGTCCGGCAAGGCACGCCCAAGGCAAGGATCGATTACGCGCTCACCGTTCCCCCCACGCGTCAGCACCCAGGCGAAGGGCGACCACGGTCTCGGGGCGTGGTGCTCGATCGCGCCGGGGCCCCAGCCGCAGACAGGCAGGGTCGCGCGATCGAGCACCACGCGATCCGAGGACGCCAGCGACCCCAGGCCCCGGCCACAGCGGGACGGCACGTGACCGGCCGCGCCGAATCGAGCGGCGCGCTCGTCGTCACCGCCGCCACTGCCGACCGGACCGATGGCTACCTCGGACGGGGACCTGGCCGCCGTTGGTGCTGCAGGCCGTATCCCGGAGTGGGCTGCGCTCCGCTGTTGGCTGGTGATCGAGGAAGATCTCGAAGGGCTTGCCGCTGAGACTGCGCGGTCGTGTGCGTCGGGGCGGGGGCGCCTGTCAACACCGGTTCCCGGCCAGGCTTGGAGTCGGGTTCGGGGCCGGGCTCGTGCTCCGGGGACGGTTCCTTCGGGTGCCAGTCGGTGTCCTCGCCACGTGGCTGGGGGGCGGCCTCGGCGTTGTCCGGAGCATGCTCGTCGGGATGGGTGCTCTCGGCCTCCACCGTGGCCCGGCGGGCACGGTCCTTGTCGAGCGGGGCCAGGCCCTGGATGCGGCGCAGATAGTCCACCCCGTCGGCGATGTGATCGCGGGCCTCCCGATAGTCGCCATGCACTTCTTCGGGTTCGGGCAGGTTGTCGGCGATGCGCTGGGTCTCGTCGCGGATGTGGTCCTGCTCCCTGGGAGTCAACCGGGCCCGCTCCAGCGCTTCGATCTCGTCCTGGATATGGGTGTCCTTGCTCCAGACCAGGTTGTGGTTCCTGCCGTCCGCGCCGATCTCTCCGGTCAACTGGTGGATGACCGCAGGAGTCCTGCCGGTGCGCGGGTACAACTCGATGCGGTCCACAGATTGCTCCTGGTAGGCGTTGGAGAGAATCTGCTTGAGGTTGGCGTACTCGCTGCGACTCTCGTCCGGAGTGATGGCGTGGTACAGCGTCCGGTTGTGGAAGTGTTCGTTGAGCTGGGACAGCATGGACATCT
This genomic window from Thermobifida halotolerans contains:
- a CDS encoding AAA family ATPase; this translates as MVAGDKTASRAQVLARVAAACPDGLADQAELEQLTSTVLADAHAVALPATGQSPMSHADRYTSHSIVEAERTVTASATARLDQDAARVPAPVVEEAFAAFTAERGFPLSAEQEAVVRRLLTAGHGIEAVIGVAGSGKTTVMDAARRAWQAAGLTVKGASTAAVAAAKLRAEARIDSATLAAWQQRIACGDGLAGVDVLIVDEAAMVDDRALAVLVAEAERTGTKLVAIGDPQQLRAVGVGGAFARVHDLVGGLALAENRRQRDAVERSALRVWRDGHRATTLAVWGATGHVHATADLHDAYAQMVAAWWSDWSAHPDPHEGIEQALMLAATNTDVDQLNARARVIARTDGRLTGPDTAFALAGGDRLELAAGDVVRVRRNDYRDDVDVLNGYRGVVRTVDARRGALIEWRQNDARPSQAWISPDQLAQGHLVHGYALTIAAAQGLTSSTCHVLGLGADAHALYPAMSRVKARSDLYLPAAELEPEDVQLRLGQARTPREQLDRVLAAYARTLTDADEGMVTDALDGARRPAPIFPVPTLSPAQARAGQGPTMREAAPRIQALHEQAAAAELRAEQLHRELVELNVRAQHRRWGRRSAQQRLDQVHAGLDQARAQHRQALAEAQRLHEEAVTADVVIAQHSSRTVPAPPPADHPPADRSPARPSPAPSASSGNAPGVARPRPAPRP
- a CDS encoding relaxase domain-containing protein, with product MSRVTKLGSSPEAVNYRLSQTCGQDHARAQDVVIDYRLRGRGRHGIERVGRGWAEFGHLAGTTLDSAAEVEEVRQIMAGRHPGTGEVLVRPKVAVHPNARLAARLLIEAVHAVARQQHTTPAGLLAAAEAAAKRFARLERALLRRGETHRAPVSDLEQVAQASGIRLEQVYAEKELAFARGHAEQRIRVGNQGYDVTITRPRSIDVLRALAPDTVAERMDELFMESVRQAADVMEEWCGYALAGHHGDGRRARRVPTTGWAATITWHRTTRPIDGTPGDPHLHAHIMVPNLVKGADGRWRTVASGGRDLFRHVAAVSEYALALHRRKLSAEYGLRWEYHAATRQWEIAGVPAGLRRSQQVDAAVGAGASASARRAAGRRTAGAKIDTTPEQEQEFWYRRALASGWVPEHVVRSVLGYEPPPQRAGRRGATAAAARSRPGRRPGMGRRDRDGGRRQDRQPRPGAGTRGRGLP